The genomic region TGTAAGAGTCTGAGGCCGAAGTCAGCCATCAGCCGCGCAGGTTTTGTATCAAACAAAAAGCCGCCTCAAATCCTGGGGCGGCTTTTTGTTTGATTTTTCGCGGACGCGTGATCAGCTCTTGAAAGCGGCTTTGTCCGGCACTAGGTAGCCGTCGGGCTTTTTGTGCAGGAACTTGGCGTAGCCGCTGTCCTCGCCCTGAATGTGCTGCTTGAGCCAGTTGTAGACGAACTCGGTGAGTTGGTTGGCCGAGCACTTAATCTCGTCGTCGGATTTGGCGTACTTGTAGGAGGCGGTTTTGTTATCCAGTTGCGCCAGTAGTTGCTTGTGTAGCTTGGCGTGCCCCTCGCGTCCGGGGTAGCCGTTGATGCGCTGCAGCTCCTCCTCCCACGCCAGGTGGTCCCGCGTCACCTTGAGCAGCGCCATGATGACGATGTTCAAGCGGTTGTACGCCTGGTCGGCGATGAGGCGCTGTAGGTTGGCGGCAGCCATCACGATATTGCGGTGATCCTCATCCACTTCGGGGATATCCAGGCCGTAGATCTCCGGGCTCCAGCGAATGTTTTCGCTAATGCCGCCGCAATCCGCCGCGAGCTTGGCGGCGCTCTTTTGTCCACCGCCAAGCGCTGTCGCGTTGCTCTGTTGGCCGGTGAGGGCGCCGCTGATGTCTTTTTTACACGCCGCCGACAGAGCGGAAACGATGGGCTTCCAGAAAATCTCCAGCTCCTCATTCCAGCTTTCGGGTCCGCCGCCGGTGTTGCCATGGGTTTGTACGGCGTTGAATATCTTCTTGTGCAAAGACCACACGTTTTTGTGTTGCTCCACAGTGGTCTTGACCATGGCCAACCCCTCATAGGAGGTCATAATGATGGCCGGAATGGCGATATTGATCTCGCGTAGACGGTTGACCAACTCAATGCCGCCCATCAAGGGCATATCCAAGTCCGTAATCAGCAGATCAAACGCATCATTGCGCGCCTTGAGGGTGGAGAAGGCCGCTTGGCCGTCTGATAGCTTTTTCACCGTGGCGCCCAACGGGGCCAGTAATTCGTTCTCCACGATCTTCTGGTACGCGCTGTTGTCATCCACGTAAAGAATCCGAATGGAGCCGGGCAGAGCGGCGCGAACGCGCTCAATCAATGCAGCGCGATCCATACTGATCTGCTTTTGGTTGACCATGGGTCAATCTCCTATCCGATGACGAGAGCTGAGAGTATGAAATGTTACAGATTTGAAGGATTGAAACAAATTGTGACATGTAGTTTGTGAGGAAGTCACTACAATTTTACTGTGTGCAAAACGATTTTTTTGTTGTGACGCTCATAATCCCCACTCCGACGGATGATTCTCCGGCGGGGAAAACCGATAGGGAATCTCCAACGCGAAGATGGATCCAGGGCCATTGGCGCGATTTTTCACCCAGATGGCGCCGCCGTGATCCTCGACAATCTTTTTACAGATGGCCAAGCCCAGGCCGCTGCTATTGCCGCCTGCGGCAATGCTCTGTTGTACCTGGCCGTAGAGGTCAAAAATCAGCTTGTGATTCTCTTCAGCCACGCCCGGGCCCTGGTCACGCACCTCCAGCCGCACCCCTTCGACTGTCTGCTGGCAAGCTATCTGGATTATTCCGCCGCTGGGGGAGAATTTGATGGCGTTGCCCAGGAGGTTGACGATGACCCGGCGGATGGCGCCGTCGTCATACTCCGCTTCAATGGCGTCGGAGCAGCTCATTTCAAAATGGAGATTCTTCTCCTGCAATAGGGGCTCCAGGTGATCCTGCACGATCAACAGGGTGTCAATGAGCGGCTGCATTTCGGGTTCATAGTCCAGCCGACCGGACTCCAGCTTGCTGAAGTCGAGGATGTTATTGACGATCTCGATCAGAGATTTGCCCGCTTCGTGAATGCGGCGGGCATGCTCCTTGGGCGTATTGCCTACATCGCGCATGATCATGTCGGCAAAGCCCATGATGGATTGCAGCGGCGTGCGGATGTCGTGGGAGAAGGCGGCAAAGAAGATGCTTTTGAGTTGATTGGAGCGCTCAGCGGCCAGCCGCGCCACATGTTGCCGATTGACCGCCGCCTGCGCCAGGGCGCGTTCAGCGGTGAGCAAAAGCGTTTCGGTATCGAACGGTTTGCGCAGAAAATCGTTCAGCCCTTCCCGCAGACCCTGAATGGGCAGTTCACGGGAGGAGTCGGCGGTGATCATCACCACAGGGGTGAATTTGTCGTGCAGGCGGAAATGCTCCAGAAACAGCAGGCCGCTGCCGCCGGGCATGTGATAATCCAGAAAGATCAGGTCCGGGCTGTACTCTTGGAGATAACTTTCGGCGTCCTGGATGCTCAGGACGCTATGGGCGGAATAGCCGAATTTCCGTAGTTTGTGCGAGATGAGCACATGGATGCTCTCATCGTCATCGATGATCAGCACTGTGTGGTGGGAGTGCGTGAGCATACGCGCCTCGCTTTGCACAAACGCCGGTTGCAGCAGGAGATTCCGCGATCGTGTTCAAATGGAGAGATTCATGGTGTCATAGACGTGTCATGTTTTGAAGTGAAAAGTAAGCATCTGGTCTGAAGGAGTACTGAAAAAATGTGGATTTTGTATTTCTTCTGTGATCAAGGGGGGTATTGTTTAAGGGGCAAGAATAAAGAGTGAGAAAGGGAAAATTTCTGTGTTGACACGCCAACATTTTTGTTCGTATATTGTCACTCACGCAGCACGGGGCGGCCTTCTGGAAGTCAG from Magnetofaba australis IT-1 harbors:
- a CDS encoding hybrid sensor histidine kinase/response regulator, giving the protein MLTHSHHTVLIIDDDESIHVLISHKLRKFGYSAHSVLSIQDAESYLQEYSPDLIFLDYHMPGGSGLLFLEHFRLHDKFTPVVMITADSSRELPIQGLREGLNDFLRKPFDTETLLLTAERALAQAAVNRQHVARLAAERSNQLKSIFFAAFSHDIRTPLQSIMGFADMIMRDVGNTPKEHARRIHEAGKSLIEIVNNILDFSKLESGRLDYEPEMQPLIDTLLIVQDHLEPLLQEKNLHFEMSCSDAIEAEYDDGAIRRVIVNLLGNAIKFSPSGGIIQIACQQTVEGVRLEVRDQGPGVAEENHKLIFDLYGQVQQSIAAGGNSSGLGLAICKKIVEDHGGAIWVKNRANGPGSIFALEIPYRFSPPENHPSEWGL
- a CDS encoding hemerythrin domain-containing protein, with amino-acid sequence MVNQKQISMDRAALIERVRAALPGSIRILYVDDNSAYQKIVENELLAPLGATVKKLSDGQAAFSTLKARNDAFDLLITDLDMPLMGGIELVNRLREINIAIPAIIMTSYEGLAMVKTTVEQHKNVWSLHKKIFNAVQTHGNTGGGPESWNEELEIFWKPIVSALSAACKKDISGALTGQQSNATALGGGQKSAAKLAADCGGISENIRWSPEIYGLDIPEVDEDHRNIVMAAANLQRLIADQAYNRLNIVIMALLKVTRDHLAWEEELQRINGYPGREGHAKLHKQLLAQLDNKTASYKYAKSDDEIKCSANQLTEFVYNWLKQHIQGEDSGYAKFLHKKPDGYLVPDKAAFKS